From Paenibacillus sp. PvR098:
TAGAAGTAGTACATATCCATGGTTGCTTATTAACTCAAAAGGCATGTCGAAAATGTCAGATAATTTGAAAAATTTATCGAGTTATGCGCTTACCCGGGAAATGAAATATCGTTTATTTCCCGCTGCCCGGGGAAATTTCCTGCTGATAATTCTCAATCGTTTGCAGCAGCAGCTTGTAATAAAGCTCGGGATGAGGAACAAAATCTTCCGCGACGACGGTACGCTCCACGGATTGCATTGATCCATCCCGCTTCGGGTCAGCTGAAATGCCCTGGATGTTCAACGAAAAATCCGTCCCCTGCGCCAGCCTGCGAACATCCGCAATAGAAAGGCGATACAAGCCAGTGACCTCCTCCTCCTGCAGGCGGTATTCCGTAAGGGGATGTCTGCAGGGGTACAGGAATACATGACAAAACTCACGGTCGATGAGCTCCGGAGAGATTCGATCTTCTTCCGGGAAAATACCGCACGGAATCAGTTCCTCGAAAGGTACGCGCAGCCCCAGCTCCTCTTCTAGCTCACGTACACCGTCCTCTGCTCGCTCACCTGCGATCAAATGACCGGCACATGAAATGTCCAGCAAGCCCGGGAAGGTATCCTTATCCGGATGCCGCTCCTGAAACAAAAGAGCCCCTTCACCTTCTGCATTGTCCCATATCCAGCATTGAAAGGTTTGGTGCCATAAGCCTTTGGCATGAGCTTCCGAACGTGTTGCCGTACCCATCGGGTTCATCGATTCATCAAATATATCAAGGATTTCGCTGGATTTGTCTGCGCTCATAGCGATTCTCTCCCTTTCCGTTCAATTCGACGCCTGGACAGCAGATTGCCAGGACGCTTCATCCTATAGTAAGATGGAAACTATTATAGCGAAATGATAGAAGGAGCTGCAATTGTCGATGAACGTCCATGAAGCCATAACCAAACACACCCAAAAGCAGCATGCCCATCTCGAGCGATTTATGGAACTGGAGAATGAGCGGGAGCTGGCTATTGAGCAAGCTGTAGCCTTGTGCGCAGCTGGCCTTCCTTTCAACGTCGAGCCAATCAATGCGGCAACGGCCCGTATTAACAGCCATGCTCAAAAAGGGATCTCCCCCACTCGGGTTTTCGTGACGGAAGAGATGTTGCGTGAGTTCGCGAAGAGCAAGAGATGACTCCTTGAGAGCCGTAAACGCCTATTCGTATTATTCGTATTATTAGATACAACGGAAAAATATCGCTAAGTGCGCATACTTGTTGGAAGTAACTTCGCATTTAGCGATATTTTTATGCTATGACTTTATTCTATATCATTAATAAATATCGCATTTTGAAGCAAATGCTCAAGTAAGGCCTCCATATCGTCGATATGGCTTTCATCAATTTTACGTGAAGAGATCATTTTGACGCGGTAGCTGCCATCATAGGTGCTAGGGTCGGATTCTACAGACAGCTCCGTTAACCGCTCATGCGAAATAAGCCAATCCTCGCCCCACAGCCCTGATACATAGTCGTGAACGGCTCGTCTTTTTTCCGACAGCTCTGCGGGCATCTCAAGCTGCATTTCCAGCTTGGCTCCCGGACGTTCCCCGACGGCATGAATTCCGCGCAGCTCTCCGGCAAAATCCGTTAAACCACTGCACAGCATTATGGAAGTCTTGCAGCGCTCCCTGCCATCTCGCAGCACAAATTTCATTCGAAATGTGCGTCCCATCCCAGCTATGTCAATCAGATCTTCTCTTCCCACGATCCTGATCTTTCTTTCGGCATCCATATCGTACAGATGCCCCTCCAACACAACCTTGAGATTATCGTATATCGTTGGATCAAACAAAACAATCATCACCTCGTTCTTTTCCTGCTTGATCTGGAATAAATGGTTACATTATGACGACACTATAATCATTCCATATCCTTCACCTAAGGAGTGTTCTTCATTGAAACGCACAGCCATCCTGATGATAGCCGGGTGTTTACTTTTTATTCTTTCTGCTTTCTCGTTTGATGCGCAGCCGAATCTGAACAAGCTGCGGCTGACGCACACGAAGGTGGCTTCACCCGATAAGCTGATCCGCGCCGCGGATTTGATCGTGTTCGGACGCTTCGACAACCGAACAGTCTCCTACCCTACCGGCGTCCCGTTAGGATCAGGTCAGCTGGTCAATTATGTTCAGCCGCTGCACGTGCACCAAACGATCAAAGGCTCAACCGGGCAGTCGCCCATCCGCGTACTCACGGACGGCGTAGAGCCTTTGCCGAAGCCTTCGGATCCTTTGAACCTTACCTACACTGGACCTGTAGCACAGGGCGAATATGTGTCCTTCCTACGCAAACTGCCCGGAACGGATATGTATATTCTAATGGGTCAATGGCAAGGCATATACCCCGTGGTAGGCGGTAAACTGATTGCCCTGCATGAGGGCGGATTTCAACAATTCATGGGGCTAACCATTCCGGAAGTGATCCAATTAGTGCATGATACCGGAACGTATCGTACTCAAGAGAATCAACGCGATCCCAGCAGATGAGTGCGGACATCGATCACGTCGCCCTGACCCAAATCTCCGCTCTCTAGAACGGCCAAGATCCGCTCAGCCGATTCATCAGCCGAATACAAATGGCCAGACGCCTTCAGATCAATGAATCGTTGTAATTGCGGGAATAATTTCGGATCAGTCTCACGGATCTTCTCCTGCATTCGGGTATCGACAACGCCAGGCGCGATAGAAACCAGTTTCACGGCGCCAGGCCCATCCCCTTGCTCTTGACCGGCGCAGCGCGTCATCATATCGATTCCTGCTTTGGCCGTGCAGTAGGCGCTCCAGCCGGAATACGGCTTTTTTCCCGCGCCCGAGGAGATATTCGCTACCGTTTTGGAGATGGTATCCGGCCAGAAGCTGGTCGCCCGTATGAAGGCGGAGGTTAAAAGCATCGGCGCTAACAGATTGACATGCAGATGCTCCGTCAGCTCCGCTTCCTCAGCTTGATCCAGCGGTTTGATCGGGTCCAAGATGCCCGCGTTGTTTACCAAGGTGACGGCTGTGAACCGCTCTGCATCCATTTCCGTAATGATTCGTTCCAAGAGAGTCATGAGGTGTTTCGTTTCTCTTAGGTCGGATGGGTAAAATCTCAGCTCCGCCCCTTCTTCTGCCAATACGGATAGAGTTTCATTTGGCGACCGGGAGATCGATACCAATGAGTGGCCGGAGGTGAGCACACGTTTGGCCAGTGCTTCCCCAAGTCCGCGGGAGGTACCGGTAATGATATACAGCTGCATGGACGTTATCCTTCCTTTCGTTTCTTACATACAAAAAAATCCCCTTACCGGGGATAACTAGCGATAAGCGATTAAGGGTTATGGCGTCATCAAATCGTCTGCCGTAATCCCGTCTTCCACAGCGAATTCAAAATCATACACATCATATACCTGTACCGGAATTTCGGCTTGAATGATTTTCTCCATGAGCTCGATTTGATCTGTCAGCACAGGTACCTGTTCTCTAAGTGAGGTTAGGATGACTTCTGTCTCGATCGGATCCAGCATCTCGCCATACTGCTCATTCTCGACGGAATAAACCACGGTGAAAGTAACTTTATCATTTACCGGAAGTGGTGGACTGCTCCGCCAAGGCCCCTTCAGCGCGCGTTCGATCTTCTTTTTATTAAACGGATCATCGAAGAATCCAATCAGCTCGCCGATCTTCTCTTTTACAAAGGCGTCATCGTCCGCTTCCGGCATGACCGGCTCCTCGCTGTCTTTCATTTCATAAAGCTCCAGAATACTCGAGTATGGAATTACATATTCCACAGGACGGCTTGGCACCATCAATTCGCCGTAAATGGCCACCAAGACCGCTTCGATCACAAAGCGTCGGGACATGCTGCGTTCCCCCCTCTATCCATATACGTCCGTACGTTCTTGTCCCCTCCTTAATGTGATAACATAAATGAAGCCAAAAGTCCAATAATGACCATGCGAAAAAAGCCCAGTGTTATACATTTGAAGCCGCGGGGCTCTTGAATATATCTAAATATATACAGAAACGGGAAGACGTTGAACCATTGTTTTTAAAATGAACTACATATGCTGCCATCCTAATGCCGCCTCTTGAAGAGATATTATTCATTTGTGACCAGAAAAAAAAATATTTAGCCACCTAGTGAGAATAAGCTTAGTGGTGATATAATAGAAAAACGTGTTTTCAAGATAAGGATAGAAAGCAGAGGAAGGAGCTGAGCTTTGATTGGTTAAATCCATGTGGAAATCACCTTACATACTGCTTCTCATCGCAACTTGCTTTTGGGGCGGCAATTTTGTCGTCGGAAAATCGCTTGTGACCGAGGTTCCGCCTTTTTTGTTGGCGCTTATTAGGTGGAGTCTGGCATTCATTGTAATCCTGCCAATTTGGGGGCCAGAATGCTGGCGTTACCGCAAAACGATTATGCAGAAATGGCGAATGGTACTATTTCTGTCACTCACAGGGGTGGCCGGTTTCAATACGCTGACCTATATTGCAGTTCAATACACAGGCTCCATCAATGCATCGCTGATGAATGCGGCGACTCCCATCATGATCGTCGTCTTTTCTTTGTTTATG
This genomic window contains:
- a CDS encoding NUDIX domain-containing protein — translated: MSADKSSEILDIFDESMNPMGTATRSEAHAKGLWHQTFQCWIWDNAEGEGALLFQERHPDKDTFPGLLDISCAGHLIAGERAEDGVRELEEELGLRVPFEELIPCGIFPEEDRISPELIDREFCHVFLYPCRHPLTEYRLQEEEVTGLYRLSIADVRRLAQGTDFSLNIQGISADPKRDGSMQSVERTVVAEDFVPHPELYYKLLLQTIENYQQEISPGSGK
- a CDS encoding DUF2533 family protein; this translates as MNVHEAITKHTQKQHAHLERFMELENERELAIEQAVALCAAGLPFNVEPINAATARINSHAQKGISPTRVFVTEEMLREFAKSKR
- a CDS encoding (S)-benzoin forming benzil reductase, which codes for MQLYIITGTSRGLGEALAKRVLTSGHSLVSISRSPNETLSVLAEEGAELRFYPSDLRETKHLMTLLERIITEMDAERFTAVTLVNNAGILDPIKPLDQAEEAELTEHLHVNLLAPMLLTSAFIRATSFWPDTISKTVANISSGAGKKPYSGWSAYCTAKAGIDMMTRCAGQEQGDGPGAVKLVSIAPGVVDTRMQEKIRETDPKLFPQLQRFIDLKASGHLYSADESAERILAVLESGDLGQGDVIDVRTHLLGSR
- a CDS encoding ADP-heptose synthase, which codes for MSRRFVIEAVLVAIYGELMVPSRPVEYVIPYSSILELYEMKDSEEPVMPEADDDAFVKEKIGELIGFFDDPFNKKKIERALKGPWRSSPPLPVNDKVTFTVVYSVENEQYGEMLDPIETEVILTSLREQVPVLTDQIELMEKIIQAEIPVQVYDVYDFEFAVEDGITADDLMTP